Genomic DNA from Apis mellifera strain DH4 linkage group LG6, Amel_HAv3.1, whole genome shotgun sequence:
gaataaatataaaaatataaaataaataactataattcAGAGTCAaacatgatttatataatatctaaacattatttgatttttgttatctaattaatattatgatcgAATCGTtaaattgtatcaaaaatgattcgattatcaaattaacaaaaattaattgacattaaaacattaaaacgtGTAATCCATTTtactaatcaattattttactaaTCAAAATCATAAAGAATGAATAGtacgttataaaataaaaatatgttttacttttaaataatttaaattgtacttTGACGTTATAATaagtacatataatttaaatattaaagatagagattaaataagattaaaaaaaaaaattaagaaaaattttataaaatgaaatatattaattaaatagttgttttatttttatatcattaacatATATGCAATTACCTTGATACGATGCGTTGtactgtttaaaaattttttagcaaCGATGTCGTTAATTCGTGTAATAATCGTTCTTGTTGCTGCtatagaaaataatcgttGCGTGCTTTCCCAATAGCTGGTTTGTTAGTAGCaatgaaattgttaatatcaAAAGGCGTTTCACGAATTATGTATACACACActgaacaaatttttcaccATTGAACTCTATACACTGtcgataaatagataatgGCACAGTgtgttttctcttttccaagACTGAAAGACTGTTAAGTATCAATTACCGTTTTAAAAAccataaaaattaacttcatGTATTCTCCAGtttatttcattgataaaaattaaagtaatgcAGATTTCAATCTATGATAAGTACTTTGTATTATTTGCATTGAGGTTAGGTTTTGCATTAAGTACAAAAATGATGTGAACttttagataatattgataacaaACTCTGATGATTTGTTAACACATGCCAATCATTTTTTGTCATTcagctatatatattttctttcgatttttttcgatataaatataaattaataaaatcataattccaatattcaatgatttaataataactgattaaaatcagattttattttattcgttttgtcaaattttgtttaatttatcaaattatgttatcgaaaaatcatctcatattatcattttcatttgttgATAAAACGTATAATCGTAAAactgttgaaaaatttataaattttcttttctaaaacaCTTCCACCGTATTAACCGACTTgtgtttgtaaaaattttcgttacaCCAAAAAGCGCACACAAATATGTTGGATTTGACCTCTTGCAATGGCGAGCTTCGTCTCCTCGTTTCTTCACTATAATGAATGACGTTTATTGCTCTTTCTCAAAAATAGAATTCGAGCAGTTTTTCAACATTCGTAAGAAAagctttgaaataattgagaCGACAAGTAGGTATTTGTCTCCTTTTGAACTTGTCATTCAACGATGGTATGTTGACACTTAACCTAAGCGCGTCGTAAAAATGCCGAACGCACTACCTtcgtcttaaaaatatttgtcgcTTTTAACCTTGAAAATACaagttttaatcaaatttaaactttacaTTAAGTACACGGTAAGTAACGAACGTCGACGATCCTCGATATCGTTTCCGCCGTGAAAAATGATTCGTCACCAAAAACTTTTTCGCCAacgattattccatttttgcaaatatgttAATCACACTCTTTACACCGGACGGATAAATAAACCacgaaataaagatattttattaaatagccAAGGCTATGGTGCCGCGTTATAGGCCATGAAGCGGCCGGCACGCAAGAAACCGGTGGCAGTTTCAAGAAGCGTACACCCCCGATCGCACATCCTTCTTGGAGCCCTGGCGAGAGCCAACTGCTCCATGCACTTGTATGCCAACATTCAAGGCGGTTCTACAAGTGACCAGCTGATTGAATAAACGATCTAGACGTTTGATACACACACGATTCCAATTATCACGTTTTCTATATAaacatgatttttataattaaatataaattgatcacatttcaaatatatatattattagaaaaataattatggcaATTGAGAAATGAAACAGAAAAAGAGTAAACGGAAAAGAGGTACTACGATCATATCTCTTTCTCGTCTTTAATATAATCGCCACTCCATATTACCAAATTTTTAGATGCATTGAAAGAGGGCACCACTGACTGCAAACGATGTATGAACATTTGATTATcaatatagttttttaataaatatttgccataaaaataaaaaaaagataacaactgtttaataatttaattatctaatttaattaaattaaatgaataaattctatctaatataaaaaaaaaaaaaagattttatataatgtgttaaaatacaaatgtatacaataaatatattttagaatttattttattaaaataaataattttaaaatatattaatattaagaatatagacATTTTGACAAGAtaagaaagtaatatttttcatttaaattaattatactgtttcttatatttgcaaatgaaattaattttttaactatataaacaataaagaaaaatttctatatttgtaaatttatttcaatatcttaaatttttattatgatatttttaataattttctatctattatggaaaaattatattaaaattacaaaagataaaattaaaaaattaaaaatgagttaatataataagatttgttatttttgataataatgaggtaaaataaaaaaataaaatcatcaattattctgaagtttatattttgtacattaaCATATTGATAACGAAATGtcataaatattacatcaGAAAACTGTATGAAATCGTAcatattgtacaatatatatgtacgtgaAATAACCACACACCTGTCCATTTGCTGTTGATATTCACGTTTGCAATTTTACACAATATAATAGTaacaatgtaatatattctttattatttgtaatatcttaatctaatatttatttaagaaatacttTAACTTTTCATGTatagtaaattaatataattaattaattaaataaattaatttataattttttatagactAATATATCATAAGTAAAATGTGTGGAATTTGGGCTCTTTTTGGATTAAATGTATCATCCTTAACTAATATTTGcagtaattttgaaaaaattacacaCCGTGGTCCAGAAGCATTTAAACTTGAATTTGATTATGCAATTAaggtataattttatgaaaaaattttcaaataattatatttttattaatacgctatataaataaatttttatattgttcattTATAGAATGGTTATTTTGGATTTCATAGATTAGCAATTGTGGATAATCTGTATGGTATGCAACCAATGAGACTTCATCAATAtccacatttatttttattatgtaatggtgaaatttataactataaaaaggtatatttctcattgtttaaaaataattttaatttcatttaatcattttacttattataacaaattgaaatttatagctTGGTCTAGAATATGGATTTACATATACCACTCAATGTGATGTCGAGgtgataattcatttatatgcaCATCTTGGTATTGAAAATGTGACCAGGATGCTTGATGGAGTTTTTGCATTTTGTTTaatggatattaaaaataaaagaattcttatAGGTAGAGATCCTTATGGTATTAGGCCACTTTTCAAATTAAGTTCTGATGATGGACAATTAGCAATTTGTTCAGAAAGCAAGGtatcaaattaaatgatttatttttatataaaataaatgtatataatattgaaatttttatttagggacttatagaaataattaaattaataacttcaaaattaacattaaaaccATTTCCACCAGgacattatgaaaaatatgaaattttaaatgatggtagaacaaaattattaaaaagtgtaAACTATTATCAACCTGGAGACAAACCTTGTTTTCAAGCTTTTGTTCCTTATAATggtttgttgaaaatatacttattatatatataatatttataagtcttaaatgaatgaaataatgtaataaattatatttcagatttGATTAATACAGATATACatggaaatataagaaaattactttcaaTTGCTGTTCAGAAAAGATTAATGTCTGATAGAGAAATTGGTTGTTTATTATCAGGAGGCTTGGATTCAAGTTTAATTGCTGCTTTACTTGTAAAACATGCAAAAGAtgcaaatttatcatataaaataaaaagttttgcaATTGGTATGGGAGATAGTCCAGATATTATTGCAGCTAGACAggttaaataatagttttatattatggtccaatatttttattaataattaaatataatgatattcatTAGGTTGCAGAATATATAGGAACTGAACATcatgaaataatcttttttgaaaatgatgtaattgatattttagacaaacttatttatcaattagagACTTGTGATATTACTACAATTCGAGCCTCTATTgggtaaattatattttactaatgaaatattttataattataataattttataaataataattaacgtaataaattttataaataaataataattaataattgtaaatattaatataatataattgtagtaaatattaattttattttcacagtATGTATCTTGTCTCAAGATATATCAAACAGAATACAGCAACAACTGTGATATTTAGTGGAGAAGGTGCTGATGAATTAGCACAaggatacatttattttagagATGCACCAAATCCAATAGAAGCTCATAATGAATCTGtacgattattaaaagatatatatttatatgatggTTTGAGAGCAGATAGAACAACTAGTGCATTTAGTTTAGAATTACGAGTTCCATTTTTAGATATTCAattcacaaattattatttatcattggaTGCTGCTTCTAGACAACCTCAAggtatgatattataaaaaaaactaaaaaagattaagattaataaattaaaatattaaatattaataaattcaatataggaggaattgaaaaatatttattgagatCTGCTTTTAATGATACAAATCTTTTaccttcaaatatattatggaGGCATAAAGAAGCTTTTAGCGATGGTGTAACATCAATTAAGAAATCGCTTTTTCATGTTATACACGATATTGTAAATGCTCGTATATCAGATGAAGAATTACAAAAAGCTCATTCGAAATTTCCACATTGTACTCCAAAAACGAAAGAAGCTCTTTATTAcaggtataatatttatacattgttgtattagttttatattttataaattaatattaaatattagtatttaaaaaatatattaacattttagaaaaatttttgagaaatattatgaAGGACAAGCTGAAAGTTTTGTACCATATTTTTGGATGCCACGGTGGATAAAAGGAATTTCTGATCCATCCGcaagatttattatacattatgcagcagatgtaaaaaataatcaaaaagaaaatgaaaagagattaaaagtataaaaacttatatatataaatttgtaatttgtaatttataaaaaaaaaagtagaaaaaagaaagtaaaagaaagtaatttataaaaaaaattgtacatatattatttatgttgtaatacaataaatattttaataataaaatatttgtgtaaatatatgtttattttatttttattaattcttatattgttattagaaataacattattctagaataataataaaaaatataaatattgtaacaaaaaaaGTAGAACGAATGAATTTACCCCTGGTGGGACTCGAACCCACAATCCCCGGTTTAGGAGACCGATGCCTTATCCATTAGGCCACAGGGGCTGTTgtgtaaattttcttatatctttaaattgttgtacaaaaaattagaaataattaaaaaattatattaataaatatatattatacaaatactattttttgacaatatttatatttattattataagtatatatatcataaaataataagaaatcaataatataaatattattgctaaATTCCAAGATGGTGACATGTATTTTGTAGTAAAATcactgtatattttttttcaattttagaatgcaatttaattaaatagttgcaatttaaattggattaacaaaaatattttctgtaaagtaagttgaaatatatgtaatattttatttcttttcaaaattaagttttaataaaattaaatattcataataagtatagtatagttagaaatgaaaaatattacatatttataaattctatttattttttaaaattttatagatgatGTCAacaagatatatttcatttatatctggAATAGTAATAGCCTCGTTAACTTGGACTTTtagtttatatctttattcgaGACTATCTCAAAATACTAACACTGTCAATCCAACAATGATAGTgttagaaaattcaaaattaggaaaagaattcgaattttatcgtaaaatatacactaataaagatttaagattacataataatttaattattcatcataataaagaaaatgcaatagataaaaatatttataatttaaaaggaaataactttaaaaataatgacaaaATGTTACAACAATTGAGATCTATATCAGTGAAATCTGCTGTTACATTAGAACaaggtatattaaaaaattaatatttactttaatttctcaatatattatgttttaatattattatttattaaattttaatatcaaatataaatgtttctattaaaattttatttaattttaaaagaatcaatctaatttcattatttataggtTTAGATGAACTgggaatgattaaaaatttggatgaTCAACGAAAACGAGATGaaggatataaaaattactcttttaatatattagtgTCAGATAATATTGGATTACATAGAGAATTACCAGATACAAGACACA
This window encodes:
- the LOC724480 gene encoding asparagine synthetase [glutamine-hydrolyzing] isoform X1, producing MCGIWALFGLNVSSLTNICSNFEKITHRGPEAFKLEFDYAIKNGYFGFHRLAIVDNLYGMQPMRLHQYPHLFLLCNGEIYNYKKLGLEYGFTYTTQCDVEVIIHLYAHLGIENVTRMLDGVFAFCLMDIKNKRILIGRDPYGIRPLFKLSSDDGQLAICSESKGLIEIIKLITSKLTLKPFPPGHYEKYEILNDGRTKLLKSVNYYQPGDKPCFQAFVPYNDLINTDIHGNIRKLLSIAVQKRLMSDREIGCLLSGGLDSSLIAALLVKHAKDANLSYKIKSFAIGMGDSPDIIAARQVAEYIGTEHHEIIFFENDVIDILDKLIYQLETCDITTIRASIGMYLVSRYIKQNTATTVIFSGEGADELAQGYIYFRDAPNPIEAHNESVRLLKDIYLYDGLRADRTTSAFSLELRVPFLDIQFTNYYLSLDAASRQPQGGIEKYLLRSAFNDTNLLPSNILWRHKEAFSDGVTSIKKSLFHVIHDIVNARISDEELQKAHSKFPHCTPKTKEALYYRKIFEKYYEGQAESFVPYFWMPRWIKGISDPSARFIIHYAADVKNNQKENEKRLKV
- the LOC724480 gene encoding asparagine synthetase [glutamine-hydrolyzing] isoform X2 → MQLRLAIVDNLYGMQPMRLHQYPHLFLLCNGEIYNYKKLGLEYGFTYTTQCDVEVIIHLYAHLGIENVTRMLDGVFAFCLMDIKNKRILIGRDPYGIRPLFKLSSDDGQLAICSESKGLIEIIKLITSKLTLKPFPPGHYEKYEILNDGRTKLLKSVNYYQPGDKPCFQAFVPYNDLINTDIHGNIRKLLSIAVQKRLMSDREIGCLLSGGLDSSLIAALLVKHAKDANLSYKIKSFAIGMGDSPDIIAARQVAEYIGTEHHEIIFFENDVIDILDKLIYQLETCDITTIRASIGMYLVSRYIKQNTATTVIFSGEGADELAQGYIYFRDAPNPIEAHNESVRLLKDIYLYDGLRADRTTSAFSLELRVPFLDIQFTNYYLSLDAASRQPQGGIEKYLLRSAFNDTNLLPSNILWRHKEAFSDGVTSIKKSLFHVIHDIVNARISDEELQKAHSKFPHCTPKTKEALYYRKIFEKYYEGQAESFVPYFWMPRWIKGISDPSARFIIHYAADVKNNQKENEKRLKV